One Ostrinia nubilalis chromosome 6, ilOstNubi1.1, whole genome shotgun sequence genomic region harbors:
- the LOC135072799 gene encoding uncharacterized protein LOC135072799 — protein sequence MSSDSGGKDPKHNTKKRKVDEVQDDESIHAPYYKKNHIRCYPDNSPGCIFPVYIQSTNDTVKFGNKDPIYLNSIFSRYNKGVKEIKRVNAMRYAVIFDNAKNANALLFNSTFLSSHDIKAFIPAATSECIGVIRYIPTDLSCKHLFDKLLSSQEILAVRRFTKRTPEGIIPLQTVSLTFAAEAYAIYTALQYIGGIRDENTFLIVTDSLSVLTCLQNTHIHYKTNIYITKIREILLNNDCKQIEFMWVPSHSGITGNEIVDRLMKIESPYSGDSRYPAPPVPISDYDSILKTRMFDNWHEEWNITKLTKGKWYGQIQQKLPRKPWYCKSQSSTSRSFITTMNRLRLGHAKFPTHLKRIKMVTTDKCEFCQADAADLDHLILQCPAFNLERLLLVDGLLKIYQEDENIPRLLPSILANEKTYPHIYQYIVNTHINL from the exons ATGAGTTCTGACAGTGGGGGTAAAGACCCCAAGCATAATACTAAGAAGAGAAAAGTAGATGAAGTACAAGATGATGAGTCTATACATGCACCATACTACAAGAAGAACCATATACGTTGTTATCCTGATAATTCTCCAGGTTGTATATTTCCTGTATACATACAAAGCACAAATGACACTGTAAAGTTTGGAAACAAGGACCCTATCTACCTAAATAGCATTTTTAGTCGGTACAACAAGGGAGTCAAAGAAATAAAACGAGTGAATGCAATGCGGTATGCTGTTATTTTTGATAATGCAAAGAATGCTAATGCGTTACTGTTTAACTCAACATTCTTGTCTTCTCATGACATCAAAGCCTTCATCCCTGCGGCAACATCAGAATGCATAGGAGTTATACGATACATTCCCACAGATCTTAGCTGCAAACATCTATTTGACAAACTTCTCAGTTCACAGGAGATCCTGGCAGTCAGAAGGTTCACGAAGCGCACTCCTGAAGGTATCATCCCATTGCAAACTGTATCTCTGACCTTTGCAG CGGAAGCCTATGCAATATATACTGCATTGCAATATATTGGAGGAATAAGAGATGAGAATACTTTCTTGATTGTTACCGACTCCTTGAGTGTCCTCACTTGTCTTCAAAACACTCATATTCATTACAAGACCAACATCTACATAACGAAAATAAGagaaatattattgaataatgaTTGCAAGCAAATAGAGTTTATGTGGGTCCCCTCGCATTCTGGGATTACTGGCAATGAAATAGTGGACAGATTGATGAAGATAGAAAGTCCATATAGTGGCGATTCACGGTATCCAGCGCCCCCTGTACCCATCTCAGACTATGACTCCATCTTGAAAACCCGTATGTTCGATAATTGGCATGAAGAGTGGAATATCACTAAATTAACCAAAGGAAAATGGTATGGACAAATACAACAGAAACTTCCAAGAAAACCATGGTACTGCAAGTCGCAAAGTTCTACCTCAAGAAGTTTCATCACTACAATGAATCGCTTACGACTTGGACACGCAAAATTTCCAACCCACCTTAAACGGATTAAAATGGTCACTACAGATAAATGTGAATTTTGCCAGGCAGATGCGGCAGACTTAGACCATCTTATTCTTCAGTGCCCAGCCTTTAATTTGGAAAGGCTTCTGCTAGTGGATGGCTTACTGAAGATCTATCAAGAAGATGAAAATATTCCCCGCCTCTTGCCATCCATACTAGCGAATGAAAAGACGTACCCACATATTTACCAGTACATTGTAAATACACATATAAATTTATGA
- the LOC135072920 gene encoding barrier-to-autointegration factor — protein sequence MSSTSQKHRNFVAEPMGEKPVTDLAGVGEVLGKRLETAGFDKAYVVLGQFLVLKKDKELFQEWMKETCSANSKQSADCYQCLKDWCDEFL from the exons ATGTCAAGCACATCACAAAAGCATCGCAATTTTGTTGCGGAGCCTATGGGAGAAAAACCAGTCACTGATTTGGCTGGTGTCGGAGAAGTGTTAGGCAAAAGACTGGAAACTGCTGGATTTGATAAG GCATATGTTGTACTGGGGCAGTTCCTCGTTTTGAAGAAAGACAAGGAACTTTTTCAAGAATGGATGAAAGAGACTTGTAGTGCCAACTCAAAACAATCAGCAGATTGCTATCAATGTTTGAAGGACTGGTGTGATgaatttctgtaa